In the Oryza glaberrima chromosome 6, OglaRS2, whole genome shotgun sequence genome, one interval contains:
- the LOC127777003 gene encoding receptor kinase-like protein Xa21 gives MELRRCKCTTGASWAVSFLLAAALLSNAPSTTDASMLKAPTANTASNSSDRQVLLSFKSLITKDPSGALTSWGNRSLHHCRWQGVMCGKRGRRRGRVIAIDLNNLGLFNNLIGEIPLSLFNLSSLQKLDLQNNKFSGSLQNYFGDKFPLLQGLALNGNKFHGLIPLSLSNCSMLDLIQLDNNSFSGTIPSNLGNLKRLSKLRLDYNKLEANYNSDWDFMNALTNCTQLQVLQLSFNRLRGVLPHSLSNLPTSLEHLAILNNEVGGNIPEGIGRLSNLMALYMGPNLLTGSIPASLGKLSKLNVISLAQNRLSGEIPPTLGNLTQLSELYLSMNAFTGEIPSALGKCPLGVLALAYNKLSGNIPKEIFSSSRLRSISLLSNMLVGPMPSELGLLKNLQGLDFSQNKLTGEIPISIGGCQSLEFLLVSQNFIHGSIPSTMNKLTGLQELDLSSNNISGIIPMFLGSFIGLTYLNLSFNNLIGEVPDDGIFCNATAFSIVGNVGLCGGIPVLSLPSCTNQQARKHKFPKLAVAMSVSITCLFFVISISLISVLCKKHKSSSGQTSTRAVRNQLPRVSYTELSMGTNGFSSSNLIGEGRFGSVYKANMSFDQYSVVAVKVLKLQERGASHSFLAECEALRYLRHRNLVKILTACSSIDPRGHDFKALIFEYLPNGSLDKWLHTHIDEQSDQSVLNIYQKLSIATDVGSAVEYLHDYKPVPIVHCDLKPSNILLDSDMMAHVGDFGLARFTNQGDNNASQVSYSWAAFRGTIGYAAPEYGIGNEVTTSGDVYSYGIILLEMFTGRRPTEQNFEENADLHRFVEEALPDSVEDVVDQNLILPREDTEMDHNTLLNKEAALACITSILRVGILCSKQLPTERVQIRDAVRELHKIKEKFFP, from the exons ATGGAGCTAAGACGCTGCAAATGCACAACAGGTGCATCCTGGGCAGTAAGCTTTCTTCTTGCAGCTGCTTTGCTATCTAACGCCCCAAGCACCACCGATGCCTCCATGCTCAAAGCTCCAACTGCAAACACTGCCTCCAACAGCTCAGATCGCCAAGTGCTCCTCTCATTCAAGTCACTCATAACAAAAGACCCCTCTGGAGCGCTCACCTCATGGGGAAACAGGTCACTGCACCACTGCAGATGGCAAGGTGTGATGTGCGGCAAGCGTGGGCGTCGTCGTGGTCGCGTCATCGCCATCGACCTTAACAATCTCGGGCTG TTCAACAACCTTATAGGGGAGATCCCTCTATCGCTATTTAACCTCTCATCTCTTCAGAAGTTGGATCTGCAAAATAATAAGTTCAGTGGCAGCTTGCAGAATTATTTTGGAGATAAGTTTCCTCTACTCCAGGGACTTGCCTTGAATGGCAACAAATTTCATGGTCTCATTCCTTTATCCCTTTCCAACTGTTCAATGCTTGATCTAATTCAACTAGATAATAACTCTTTCTCAGGAACAATTCCTTCGAATCTCGGAAACCTCAAGAGATTGTCGAAACTGCGTCTCGATTACAATAAATTAGAGGCAAACTACAACTCTGACTGGGACTTCATGAATGCCTTGACAAACTGCACCCAACTACAAGTTCTGCAGTTAAGTTTCAATAGGCTTAGGGGTGTGCTACCACACTCACTTTCTAATCTTCCAACCAGCTTAGAACACCTTGCGATTCTCAACAATGAAGTAGGAGGAAATATACCTGAAGGAATTGGGAGGCTTTCTAATTTGATGGCACTTTACATGGGTCCTAATCTCCTCACTGGTTCCATACCTGCTTCTCTCGGAAAACTATCAAAATTGAATGTGATATCACTAGCTCAAAATAGACTATCAGGAGAGATCCCACCAACTCTTGGAAATCTCACACAGTTGAGTGAACTCTATCTATCTATGAATGCATTTACTGGGGAAATACCTTCAGCTCTTGGAAAATGCCCTTTAGGTGTATTAGCTCTTGCTTACAACAAACTTAGTGGAAATATACCAAAAGAAATTTTCTCGTCTAGTAGACTAAGATCCATTAGCTTGCTGAGCAACATGTTAGTAGGGCCCATGCCTTCGGAGCTTGGTCTATTGAAAAATTTGCAAGGTCTTGATTTCTCACAAAACAAGCTAACTGGTGAGATTCCCATCTCAATTGGAGGATGCCAGAGTTTGGAATTCCttcttgtttcacaaaatttcatTCATGGTTCAATTCCCTCTACAATGAACAAGTTGACAGGCCTTCAAGAGCTAGATCTTTCAAGCAACAACATTTCGGGGATCATTCCAATGTTTCTTGGCAGCTTTATTGGTCTCACGTATCTGAATCTCTCCTTCAACAACTTGATAGGTGAAGTTCCAGATGATGGGATATTTTGTAATGCAACTGCATTCTCAATTGTTGGAAATGTGGGCCTATGTGGGGGCATTCCAGTATTAAGTTTGCCATCATGTACAAACCAACAAGCAAGAAAGCATAAATTCCCAAAACTAGCTGTAGCCATGTCAGTGTCCATAACATGCTTGTTTTTTGTCATCAGCATAAGTTTGATCTCCGTTTTATGTAAGAAACATAAATCCAGCAGTGGACAGACATCTACCAGAGCTGTCAGGAATCAACTGCCAAGAGTTTCTTATACTGAGCTATCTATGGGAACAAATGGGTTCTCCTCTTCAAATCTCATTGGTGAAGGAAGATTTGGTTCAGTGTACAAGGCAAATATGAGTTTCGATCAATATAGTGTTGTTGCAGTAAAGGTACTCAAGCTCCAAGAGAGGGGAGCATCACATAGTTTTCTTGCGGAATGTGAGGCATTAAGATATCTACGGCATCGCAATCTTGTGAAGATATTAACAGCTTGCTCATCAATTGATCCTAGGGGGCATGATTTTAAAGCACTTATCTTTGAGTATCTACCAAATGGAAGCCTTGACAAATGGTTGCATACTCATATAGATGAGCAAAGTGATCAAAGTGTCCTAAATATTTACCAGAAGCTAAGCATTGCCACCGATGTAGGATCTGCAGTGGAGTATCTTCATGATTACAAGCCAGTTCCAATAGTTCATTGTGATCTTAAGCCTAGCAATATTCTTCTAGACAGTGATATGATGGCTCATGTGGGTGACTTTGGACTGGCAAGGTTCACAAATCAAGGAGATAACAATGCATCTCAAGTCTCATACAGCTGGGCCGCATTTAGAGGGACCATTGGATATGCTGCTCCAG AATATGGAATTGGCAATGAAGTTACTACAAGTGGAGATGTTTATAGCTATGGGATAATCTTACTAGAAATGTTTACAGGAAGAAGGCCTACCGAACAAAATTTTGAGGAGAATGCTGACCTTCACAGGTTTGTTGAGGAAGCGCTGCCTGATAGTGTAGAGGATGTTGTGGACCAGAATCTCATATTACCAAGGGAAGACACAGAGATGGATCACAACACACTCCTAAACAAGGAAGCAGCACTTGCATGCATAACTTCTATTTTGAGGGTTGGTATCCTCTGTTCAAAACAATTGCCTACAGAACGGGTGCAAATACGAGATGCTGTAAGAGAACTTCacaaaatcaaagaaaaattcTTTCCATGA
- the LOC127775928 gene encoding pectate lyase-like — MEVLIRWSKLPAAGSLVLYAVFLLLSAAATSEANIGEYDEYWQKRKLMADAAAEATYKRDPFEVTNSFNRAVHRSEEESGRRELAMTKRKKFAGPCKATNPIDRCWRCRADWVTDRKRLARCAQGFGRNTTGGLAGKFYLVTDGTDDDVENPRPGTLRWGVIQDEPLWIIFAKDMIINLKEEMMINSDKTIDGRGAQVRITNGAQVTVQNSNNVIIHNIHIHDILQGKGGMIRDSPEHFGFRTQSDGDGISIFGSTNVWLDHLSLSNCQDGLIDVIAKSTGVTISNCHLTNHNDVMLFGSSDSFSEDQIMQITVAFNHFGRGLVQRMPRCRWGFFHVVNNDYTHWLMYAIGGSKNPTIISQGNRYIAPPNLAAKRITKQLGATEEEWKNWVWHSEEDLFMEGAYFTTSGGPIQKQFSNKDLIKPKPGSYVTRLTRFAGSIPCVAGKPC, encoded by the exons ATGGAGGTGCTGATCCGGTGGAGCAAGCTGCCGGCGGCCGGCTCCTTGGTGCTGTACGCCGTCTTCTTATTGCTGTCGGCGGCAGCCACATCGGAGGCCAACATCGGGGAGTACGATGAGTACTGGCAGAAGCGCAAGCTCATGGctgatgccgccgccgaggctACCTACAAGCGTGACCCCTTCGAGGTCACCAACAGCTTCAACCGCGCCGTCCACAG atcggaggaggagagcgggAGGAGGGAGCTGGCGATGACGAAGAGGAAGAAGTTCGCGGGGCCGTGCAAGGCGACGAACCCGATCGACCGGTGCTGGAGGTGCCGCGCCGACTGGGTGACGGACAGGAAGCGGCTGGCACGGTGCGCGCAGGGGTTCGGCCGGAACACCACCGGAGGGCTGGCCGGGAAGTTCTACCTGGTGACGGAcggcaccgacgacgacgtggagaACCCGCGGCCGGGGACGCTCCGGTGGGGTGTGATCCAGGACGAGCCACTGTGGATCATCTTCGCCAAGGACATGATCATCAACctcaaggaggagatgatgaTCAACAGCGACAAGACGATCGATGGGCGGGGAGCGCAGGTGCGGATCACCAATGGCGCGCAGGTGACGGTGCAGAACTCCAACAACGTGATCATCCACAACATCCACATCCACGACATCTTGCAAGGCAAGGGCGGGATGATCCGCGACTCGCCGGAGCACTTCGGCTTCCGCACCCAgtccgacggcgacggcatcaGCATCTTCGGCTCCACCAACGTCTGGCTCgaccacctctccctctccaactGCCAGGACGGCCTCATCGACGTCATCGCCAAGTCCACCGGAGTCACCATCTCCAACTGCCACCTCACCAACCACAACGACGTCATGCTCTTCGGCTCCAGCGACTCCTTCAGCGAGGACCAGATCATGCAGATCACCGTTGCCTTCAACCACTTCGGCCGCGGCCTCGTCCAAAGAATGCCCAG ATGCCGATGGGGATTTTTCCACGTGGTGAACAACGACTACACGCACTGGCTGATGTATGCCATCGGAGGGAGCAAGAACCCGACGATCATCAGCCAGGGGAACAGGTACATCGCGCCGCCAAACCTAGCGGCGAAGCGGATCACGAAGCAGCTCggggcgacggaggaggagtgGAAGAACTGGGTGTGGCACTCTGAGGAGGACCTGTTCATGGAGGGGGCCTACTTCACCACGTCCGGTGGCCCGATCCAGAAGCAGTTCAGCAACAAGGACCTGATCAAGCCCAAGCCCGGATCCTACGTCACGAGGCTCACCCGCTTCGCTGGCTCCATCCCATGCGTGGCCGGCAAGCCGTGCTAG